ACAACGTGCCGCAATCGCATCGCAAGAAGGACACATCATCGTTTTTTCGCTCAAGAAGAATGAGGTGCAAGTACATTTCAAAACGCTCGTCGGTCCATCGATTTCCGCCATTAAATTAGGAGGCACGGTCAATACTTTGCCCGATAAGATCTTTGTTGCTGCGGAAAATCGCGTTTATGGCTTCAACAAAAGGGGAAAACAATTTCTCGCATTCGATACGAATATGACGGAGAACATCAAGAGCATGTTTGTGAGTGGCACGGACCTACTTGTGTGTGGAAATCACGTTTTTAATCATTACAAGGATTGTGTCGAGCATGGCACGTATTTGTGTGGCGATACGATTGTTGATGTCGCGGGGATTTATCTCCCAAACgtaagatttttcataaaaaattcgatgaacaaaattaatttttgtatttttttagtcatCTCGGATGATTGTTGCTCTGGCATGCTCAGGACGAGTCATTCGATTGTTGGAATATTCTCGTCTAAGGTCGTCGTTGGAGCTTTCGAGTGTTCCGACAACACTTCATGTGCCTCTCAAGTCCTTTGATAAGCTCTATTGTGGGTTTGCGGATGGAcaagttgttgtttttcagATAAATCCAATGTTGGTCGACATTAAAAGGGAAGTAATTGTTGAATTGAGTGAGAATCGGAGTGCCGTTACGTGTTTGGATACCTTTGATATTACCGGAGATGGTAAAGTTGAGTTGTTGGTAGGGCGGAGAGATGGAACAgttcaaatttattcgttACCTGATGATAATGACATGGATTTGGGAAGTGCTATGATCTATCAAggggtaaaattttattattttcaagccacaaaattaagttgttttgctgaaaatatatttttccgtattttttaatcattttttccaatttcaatacaaaaatttaagaaaatttaagatttaaagaaGCCTTCAAATTTGGaagattttattgcatttacgGGATATCAGAGAATTTTATCAAAGAGCTctgatttataatattttttatcattttataactcaaaactaccaaaaaatttgaaactgaaaaaaattttttctttgacatagttttgttttgaaaaccaaatcaagagcaaaactaaatcaaaaactgtgtcaaaaactgtgtcaaagccatttttgtcaaatcttgctccaaatggataaaaatttgtcagatggctctaatttatcatttttaatcattttataactcaaaactgcaaaaaaattgaaactgaaaattttttttctttgacacagttttgttttgaaaaccaaatcaagagcaaaactaaatcaaaaactgtgtcaaagcaatttttgtcaaatcttgctccaaatggataaaaatttgtcagatggctctaatttatcatttttaatcattttataacttaaaactgcaaaaaaattgaaactgaaaaaattttttttctttgacacagttttgttttgaaaaccaaatcaagagcaaaactaaatcaaaaactgtgtcaaaaactgtgtcaaagccatttttgtcaaatcttgctccaaatgaataaaaatttgtcagatggctctaatttatcatttttaatcattttataacttaaaactgcaaaaaaattgaaactgaaaaaaattttttctttgacatagttttgttttgaaaaccaaatcaagagcaaaactaaatcaaaaactgtgtcaaaaactgtgtcaaagccatttttgtcaaatcttgctccaaatggataaaaacttgtcagagggctctaatttatcatttttaatcattttataacttaaaactgcaaaaaaattgaaactgaaaaaaatttttttctttgacacagttttgttttgaaaaccaaatcaagagcaaaactaaatcaaaaactgtgtcaaaaactgtgtcaaagcaatttttgtcaaatcttgctccaaatggataaaaatttgtcagagggctctaatttatcatttttaatcattttataactcaaaactgcaaaaaaattgaaactgaaaaaattttttttctttgacacagttttgttttgaaaaccaaatcaagagcaaaactaaatcaaaaactgtgtcaaagccatttttgtcaaatcttgctccaaatggataaaaatctgTCAgatggctctaatttatcatttttaatcattttataacttaaaactgcaaaaaaattgaaactgaaaaaattttttttctttgacacagttttgttttgaaaaccaaatcttgctccaaatggataaaatttgtcagatggctctaatttatcatttttaatcattttataacttaaaactgcaaaaaaattgaaactgaaaaaattttttttctttgacacagttttgttttgaaaaccaaatcaagagcaaaactaaatcaaaaactgtgtcaaaaactgtgtcaaagccatttttgtcaaatcttgctccaaatggataaaaatttgtcagatggctctaatttatcatttttaatcattttataacttaaaactgcaaaaaaattgaaactgaaaaaattttttttctttgacacagttttgttttgaaaaccaaatcaagagcaaaactaaatcaaaaactgtgtcaaaaactgtgtcaaagccatttttgtcaaatcttgctccaaatggataaaaatttgtcagagggctctaatttatcatttttaatcattttattaaaactttgaaactgtcgagttttgttttgaaaaccaaattttgtcgccattttgaaaacttttttagattAGTCATGAAAAAGCActgaaaataactcaaaattgaaaatttaattttttcctaattttattattagaattttgaacaattttattactttctttttttttattattacttttagaATTTTGGTGAATCAATCTCATCAATTAAAGGAGGATGTGTTCGCCAAAACGGATATATCGAAGTTGTGGTAACTACTTATACGGGTCTCGTCTTTGGCTTGTCCACACAGTGCATTAGCCAAAGTTTTAGTGATATTAAAACGATGAATTTGGAAGGCAACAATAACATTGCGGTCACTCATGAGTGAGTTTAagctaaaatttcataaaaaaattaaattttcataaaattttctcttttattttagcGACGAATACGAAGAATTTGGAAAACACATGGCTCTGGCACGCGATCGTCAAAAAGCTTCAGCTGCAATTCTCTCATCGCCATCCAGCCCCATGCCAGGCTTGCACGTGAACGATCAATTTATGCTAAATAAAGACGATGGAACTTACGATTTATCGATTGAAATCCCGTTAAGCATCGAAGTCATCATGTTCCAATGCGATTGTCCCTTGGATTTCATAACGAAAGAAAATGTCGAGTTACGGGAGCCGAATGTGCTTGAAAATATTCACTTTAATGCAGCTTACGAAGCAAAAAGCTACAAAACTCgtcaagattttaaatttcgcACCGTTGAAGGGCAATACGGGATTTTGCAAGCTTTTGTGACTCCCGTCAACAATCCGTCGTTGGTTGAGTTGAGACGATATGAAATCAAGCCCTTGTCTTTGCACATTCGGATTCACCGAGATTTGGACAATCTTCGACCATTTAACACGTTGTCGCTGAAAGGAAATTTCTCGCAAGCGGAAATGCATAGCTGGTTGAACAATTGTATCCCTGAGATGCCGGAACGATTGGGACAAGGCGATGGAGCGCCGTTGCTGTTTAAACACGTATTTGCAACGACTGTGCTTCATTGTGAGTTTAGCAAAGGCGTTGCTGAGTTCAAAAGTGATAATTTATcgacaatttcaattttgaaggaATATCTCACGAAGGAAGCGACCAAAAAACGGATTAAATTGGAAATTTCtcaatgtaagttttttaaatttttatgaaaaaattcacttttgagtcataaattgaattttcagacATCAACGACTTAAGCATCCctcacataataaaaattcttgaaccTTTATTGATTGCCCACGTGGTTCTACGTGAAGATCACAAGCTGTTACTTGCATTATTGGAGTGTGATTTCACAACTCAGGAGGAAATTGACATCCTTTCACCcgaatatcaaaatattttgaaccgagaaaaggaaattttggaAGCTTTCAAGAACGATCCTCCAATAACGAACCGCCTTTATGGATTTTTAACGGATTTGTACATCGATCGCTTCAAATTCAAGGGAATTAACGTTAAAACCAAGATTCCAATGTTGATAAAACTGCTGGAAGAATATCAATATGATACTATTGTCGAGTTTTTCCTTGGCGGAAGTGGCAATAAGAGCaacgaaaattcaattgaataaaaaatttattctaattcgCGAGTTTTTCGAAGATAACACACCAGTTTCCTTGGTCGTAGTAACTTTCAATGACTTTTATCGACGGGATTTGCTGACAAATTGCTTCCAACTCGCCTTCGTTGAAGACATGATAGTACCGTAAGAAGGTTTTTGTCTCTTCCGCTGACTGGATTTGAGTTTTTCCCTTTAATTTCCACGGGACAAGGACGTCTTGATGCGCGAATTGTGTTCTATTGGTGTGAACTGGCAGCGCAATGccgtcatttaatttttcaacttgaatttttgtttctttcttttcttctgtttCGCTTTTCTTTCGGATTCTCCGgttattttccttattttgcCTCAAATAACTCGATTTTCTGCTGTCGGCTTCTTGATTTTTCGCCCAAACGTAAATTAATGCACGCCCTCCAGGTCTTAAAATTCTCGCCATTTCCTCAATTGCTTGTTTTCGTCGCTCATCGGTGAATAAATGATGGATAACAGCAATGCTGATGCATCCATCGATCGAGGAATCCTTAAATGGCACTGCCAGACAATCGCATTGGAAGACATTAAACGAGCGTTCGAGACAAACTTTGAGTAATCCATCACTGCGATCACATCCGATCATGCAAATTTTCGGATTGACGTTCAAATATTTGCCATTTCCGCATCCAATGTCGAGCAAAAAGCTGTTTGAGTCGAAGGATTCGaggaatttttgtacttttggcCATGGACTGTGGCGTGTCTCGCTGAAATGTGATGCGATTTCGTTGTAAACTTGATGAACGTTTTGATTTTCTAAAGTTGCAGC
The sequence above is drawn from the Culicoides brevitarsis isolate CSIRO-B50_1 chromosome 1, AGI_CSIRO_Cbre_v1, whole genome shotgun sequence genome and encodes:
- the LOC134837315 gene encoding Bardet-Biedl syndrome 7 protein homolog; the encoded protein is MELDLNKIEYVQVGLTTPNSLVLLPNPEGDRQKQRAAIASQEGHIIVFSLKKNEVQVHFKTLVGPSISAIKLGGTVNTLPDKIFVAAENRVYGFNKRGKQFLAFDTNMTENIKSMFVSGTDLLVCGNHVFNHYKDCVEHGTYLCGDTIVDVAGIYLPNSSRMIVALACSGRVIRLLEYSRLRSSLELSSVPTTLHVPLKSFDKLYCGFADGQVVVFQINPMLVDIKREVIVELSENRSAVTCLDTFDITGDGKVELLVGRRDGTVQIYSLPDDNDMDLGSAMIYQGNFGESISSIKGGCVRQNGYIEVVVTTYTGLVFGLSTQCISQSFSDIKTMNLEGNNNIAVTHDDEYEEFGKHMALARDRQKASAAILSSPSSPMPGLHVNDQFMLNKDDGTYDLSIEIPLSIEVIMFQCDCPLDFITKENVELREPNVLENIHFNAAYEAKSYKTRQDFKFRTVEGQYGILQAFVTPVNNPSLVELRRYEIKPLSLHIRIHRDLDNLRPFNTLSLKGNFSQAEMHSWLNNCIPEMPERLGQGDGAPLLFKHVFATTVLHCEFSKGVAEFKSDNLSTISILKEYLTKEATKKRIKLEISQYINDLSIPHIIKILEPLLIAHVVLREDHKLLLALLECDFTTQEEIDILSPEYQNILNREKEILEAFKNDPPITNRLYGFLTDLYIDRFKFKGINVKTKIPMLIKLLEEYQYDTIVEFFLGGSGNKSNENSIE